In a genomic window of Cryptococcus depauperatus CBS 7841 chromosome 8, complete sequence:
- a CDS encoding protoheme IX farnesyltransferase — protein sequence MPTTHGLSLARSFVSTRRPIALALIRSTCIHRSRLRFYVAQKDTDNAPSPIPIHPPAPIKLPSATATATTTDVAAGGKDPKPDASSVLKLLTLAKPQWKLLSAGVAFLSVSTAVNFCIPWSIGRIIDHFAPGSNETLLFGLPLENATAALAVVLVIGAAANSGRSICLRLAGQRTVARIRNETYSKYLSMPPSYIETAGVGDALSRLGQDTTIVGQSLSENLGEGLKAILGAGAGIGAMWLISPSLTTVMLCVIPPIALGTFFYGRFIRKLSLKTQESMGRISKLAEERLSAHRTVTASNTQPHETELYATQVDGVYTLQKKEAFANGIFQGANEIAGDLGMIGLLIYGGVLVRRGEITVGDMTSLFIYVSWIEWSLNTLAGFFTGLMKGVGASQRIIGLFALPSPIPLSTGKTLSKSLVGSIELRNVDFAYPSRADAKVLDGLNLRIDKGERIALVGGSGSGKSSIQLLLLRFYDPTAGSVLFSGKDIKEYIPESWRSRIGVVQQDPVLFGGTIEENIAYGHPTATRIDVERAAKVAHCDFIEKLPQGYDTIISKNSLSGGQRQRIVIARALVGNPSVLLMDEATSALDSESERAVNAALNDLFMNSNITVILIAHRLSSIASADRVVLLEGGKVAEDGTFHELITKHGGLFRKMVEGQLEKVQIGEPETSVELEKEAESQKYGEKADIKTNGKESKEVIIKTASTSSGESPFIGGQKRSVHTLICRRAEGDRPFFSSQPPPLNEPIKTVYDAANSPVPELPNLKLPHPSAPTAPLSAYKPLPPMTWKRLFSVYLALSKRNLTILMTLTATTGLALSPLPLSIPLLLNLTIGTLLTSAAANAFNQILEYPIDAQTPRTRVRPLVTRRVSPFHAAIFGLVCTLLGSSVLWYGCNPTTAFLGIGNLLLYSAIYTPMKRFSVANTWVGALVGAITPLMGWTATGGSLWPTVEQPLLLHTPGTDLSNQPNPLTPLTLFCLLFSWQFPHFNALSHMIRPYYALSGYPMLSVLSPRLNALVSLRHAVLLVPITAILAPLSGCVDWTFALTSAVPNYFFVRDAWRFYQQVNETRAKRLFFVSLWYLPAILGLMMVHKNVLDWVYRREKEGKCEELERVGTEMSTHEKRYS from the exons ATGCCAACGACTCATGGCCTAAGTTTGGCCAGGTCTTTTGTATCAACACGCAGACCAATCGCTCTTGCTCTCATACGCTCGACTTGTATACACAGATCACGTTTACGGTTTTATGTGGCTCAAAAAGATACTGATAATGCGCCATCTCCAATCCCTATACATCCACCAGCTCCTATCAAGCTTCCGTCAGCTACCGCTACCGCTACCACTACCGATGTAGCTGCCGGCGGGAAGGACCCAAAGCCAGATGCTTCCTCTGTACTCAAACTTCTCACTCTTGCCAAACCCCAGTGGAAGCTTCTTAGTGCTGGCGTAGCTTTCCTCTCGGTCTCAACTGCAGTTAATTTTTGCATTCCATGGTCGATAGGCCGCATCATTGATCACTTTGCTCCCGGATCGAATGAAACGCTCTTGTTCGGACTCCCATTGGAAAATGCTACGGCGGCTTTGGCTGTTGTGCTTGTGATTGGTGCTGCTGCCAACTCGGGTAGAAGTATATGTCTGCGACTGGCTGGACAGCGCACTGTTGCTCGAATCAG GAATGAGACTTATAGCAAGTACCTTTCTATGCCGCCTTCTTATATCGAAACCGCGGGTGTTGGTGATGCTCTCTCTCGTCTCGGCCAAGATACAACTATTGTCGGCCAGTCGCTCTCTGAAAATCTCGGAGAAGGTCTTAAAGCCATCTTGGGTGCTGGTGCTGGTATAGGAGCCATGTGGCTGATTTCGCCGTCATTGACGACAGTCATGCTTTGTGTCATACCTCCTATCGCTCTCGGGACGTTCTTTTATGGTCGCTTCATTCGAAAACTGTCATTGAAGACCCAAGAATCTATGGGAAGGATAAGCAAGCTTGCTGAAGAGCGTCTTTCGGCTCATCGAACAGTCACCGCTTCCAATACTCAACCTCACGAAACTGAGCTCTATGCTACCCAGGTTGACGGGGTTTACACCTtacaaaagaaggaagcttTTGCGAACGGTATCTTTCAAGGCGCGAATGAGATAGCTGGTGATCTGGGTATGATTGGCTTATTGATATATGGTGGTGTCTTGGTTAGGCGTGGAGAGATTACTGTCGGAGATATGACTTCCTTATTTATATATGTCAGTTGGATTGAATGGTCTCTTAACA CTCTCGCAGGATTCTTTACTGGTCTCATGAAAGGTGTCGGTGCTTCTCAGCGAATTATTGGCCTTTTCGCTCTACCATCTCCTATCCCACTTTCTACCGGCAAAACCTTGTCCAAATCCCTCGTAGGATCTATTGAACTTCGCaatgttgattttgcatACCCCAGTCGGGCCGACGCTAAAGTCCTTGATGGTCTCAACCTTCGAATTGACAAGGGTGAGCGCATTGCCCTTGTCGGTGGATCCGGTTCCGGCAAATCCTCTATACAACTCTTACTTTTGCGCTTCTACGACCCTACGGCCGGTAGCGTACTCTTTTCTGGTAAAGACATTAAGGAATACATCCCTGAATCCTGGAGATCGAGAATCGGAGTAGTTCAGCAGGACCCGGTTTTGTTTGGAGGGACAATAGAGGAAAACATTGCTTATGGTCATCCGACAGCTACGAGGATCGATGTGGAAAGAGCTGCAAAAGTTGCACACTGTGACTTCATTGAGAAATTGCCGCAGGGTTATGACACGATAA TCTCAAAGAATAGTTTATCTGGCGGTCAGCGTCAGCGTATTGTCATTGCTCGTGCTCTCGTTGGCAATCCTTCGGTTCTGCTCATGGATGAAGCGACATCGGCTCTTGATTCTGAATCAGAACGTGCCGTCAATGCCGCCTTGAACGATCTCTTTATGAACTCCAACATTACTGTCATCCTCATTGCACACCGACTATCCTCTATCGCCTCAGCCGATAGAgttgttcttcttgaagGAGGGAAAGTTGCAGAGGATGGCACATTCCACGAGCTAATCACGAAGCATGGTGGTTTGTTTAGAAAGATGGTGGAAGGACAACTAGAAAAGGTTCAAATTGGAGAACCTGAGACAAGTGTGGAGCtcgagaaagaagctgagtCTCAAAAGTATGGCGAAAAGGCGGACATAAAGACCAATGGCAAAGAATCTAAAGAAGTGATTATCAAGACTGCCTCGACTTCCTCAGGCGAATCTCCATTTATAGGGGGGCAGAAAAGATCAGTTCATACCCTCATTTGCCGACGTGCAGAGGGTGATCGTCCGTTCTTTTCGTCACAACCACCTCCCTTGAACGAGCCAATCAAGACCGTATATGATGCTGCCAATTCTCCTGTCCCCGAGTTGCCGAATTTGAAACTTCCGCATCCTTCTGCGCCCACTGCACCACTCTCAGCTTACAAACCCTTACCTCCCATGACATGGAAAAGACTCTTCAGCGTCTATTTGGCGCTGTCGAAGAGGAACCTGACAATCCTCATGACCCTCACCGCTACTACCGGATTGGCACTTTCACCTCTTCCATTAAGCATCCCGCTTCTACTCAATCTGACCATTGGCACACTCTTGACTTCTGCGGCTGCTAACGCCTTCAACCAAATCCTCGAGTATCCCATCGATGCTCAAACACCTCGAACCCGTGTCAGGCCTCTAGTCACAAGAAGAgtttctccttttcatgCTGCAATTTTTGGTCTGGTATGTACCCTTCTTGGAAGTTCAGTACTTTGGTATGGGTGCAATCCTACCACAGCTTTCCTTGGTATCGGCAACCTTCTACTCTATTCTGCTATATACACGCCCATGAAAAGATTTTCAGTTGCCAATACCTGGGTAGGTGCGCTCGTCGGTGCCATCACTCCTCTTATGGGATGGACAGCTACCGGCGGTTCCCTCTGGCCCACTGTGGaacaacctcttcttctacatACACCTGGAACGGATTTGTCCAATCAACCTAACCCACTTACTCCACTCACTCTCTTTTGTCTGCTTTTTTCTTGGCAATTTCCTCATTTCAACGCTCTTTCCCACATGATTAGACCATATTACGCTCTCTCAGGCTATCCAATGCTCAGCGTGCTTTCCCCACGCCTCAATGCGCTCGTCTCGCTGCGCCATGCGGTGCTTCTGGTACCTATCACCGCCATCCTGGCCCCCCTATCGGGATGTGTGGATTGGACTTTTGCCCTAACATCAGCTGTGCCCAACTACTTTTTCGTCCGTGATGCCTGGAGATTCTATCAGCAGGTGAATGAAACACGTGCTAAGCGACTCTTCTTTGTGAGCCTATGGTATTTGCCAGCAATATTGGGTTTGATGATGGTACATAAAAATGTCTTGGACTGGGTGTatagaagagaaaaggaaggaaaGTGCGAAGAGTTAGAGAGAGTTGGGACGGAGATGTCAACGCACGAGAAGAGATACAGCTGA
- a CDS encoding beta-1,2-xylosyltransferase 1: MLLQMPSLFSPRNPIPRRFLLLFLCTLYLILFLEIFAPSALPPVLVLNFSNHEPDASYSSSSKWLPPVLNPTHPQQLDENGMCRFLSPFDALSRAEKQRAQLLSLIQVSPGIVRAKMPPVDGSDADLDSDDEFSALSNGTRKMPPGTTHPILGLLRDGEVKWNAMLTKQSKTLETAVTTYVERYGRQPPKGFDEWWHFAQANDVLLPDEYDAIMDSLQPFYALSISSLKERLAKAEKIVETFTLIVHDGKVEIQWNDDYSKDTWWSSQLRADNQVDLMEPFIRHIGSFRATFTVHDQPSILLDHERREHLLETARQHKTSTLPDEIDRPEQDWHKTCPKDSPINKGVQEKPSSQTFISSHLSAMDVCQHPAYMENHGMFLEQKNVDTQPKPHTKLYPIFVPSRTALNGDIPVTPVGRDGRPDDIGHDPEWGRKSGKLYWRGLATGLRHNKGTGAKWRQSHRERLHFLANYNNPDRYTEILSPVGSSGEAELTRLPLKELGQYYMDIKLVGGGWQCDNGDGTCNEMEQEIDFAQKDNPERSNDFKYIFDTDGNAWSARFRRLMESNNVVIKATVFPEWNTHLLPEWYAYVPSKMDYSDLYSIMTFFRGTPSGRGGHDEVARRIASNGQCWVKRTWRREDLQAYMFRLYLEYTRLISPDRDNGKMDYIASN; the protein is encoded by the exons ATGCTTCTCCAAATGCCATCCTTATTTTCTCCAAGGAATCCAATTCCACGAAGattcctcctcctcttcctctgtaCCTTATACCTTATATTATTCCTGGAGATATTTGCCCCAAGTGCCCTCCCTCCAGTATTGGTTCTAAATTTCTCAAATCACGAACCAGACGCCTcttactcttcttcttcaaagtgGCTGCCACCTGTCCTCAACCCAACACATCCACAGCAACttgatgaaaatggaaTGTGTCGCTTTTTGTCGCCTTTTGATGCACTCTCAAGAGCAGAGAAACAACGAGCGCAGCTACTCTCACTTATACAAGTATCTCCAGGTATAGTCCGCGCCAAGATGCCTCCCGTAGATGGATCAGACGCCGATTTAGATTCCGACGATGAATTTTCTGCGCTCAGCAACGGGACCCGCAAAATGCCACCTGGCACAACACATCCGATTCTGGGTTTGCTTAGAGATGGCGAAGTCAAATGGAATGCCATGTTGACAAAGCAGAGCAAAACACTGGAGACAGCTGTGACAACATACGTTGAGAGATATGGTAGACAGCCGCCAAAGGGTTTCGATGAATGGTGGCATTTCGCTCAAGCTAATGATGTTCTGTTGCCAGATGAGTATGATGC AATTATGGACTCTCTTCAACCGTTCTATGCGCTTTCAATTAGTAGTCTCAAGGAGCGCCTTGCCAAGGCAGAGAAGATAGTAGAGACATTTACTCTGATTGTGCATGATGGCAAGGTGGAGATCCAATGGAACGACGACTATTCAAAAGACACTTGGTGGTCATCCCAACTCAGGGCAGATAATCAGGTCGACTTAATGGAACCTTTCATCAGACACATTGGTAGTTTCCG GGCAACTTTCACTGTTCACGATCAACCCTCCATCCTTCTTGATCATGAACGTCGAGAGCACCTATTAGAAACCGCGCGTCAGCACAAAACATCTACTTTGCCCGATGAAATTGACCGTCCAGAACAAGACTGGCACAAAACTTGTCCCAAGGATAGCCCCATCAACAAAGGGGTACAAGAAAAAC CATCTTCACAAACATTTATCtcatctcatctctctgCTATGGATGTTTGCCAGCACCCAGCATACATGGAAAACCACGGTATGTTTCTTGAACAGAAAAACGTCGATACCCAACCCAAACCACACACTAAACTCTACCCCATTTTCGTTCCATCCAGGACAGCACTTAATGGCGATATTCCTGTAACACCGGTTGGCAGAGACGGACGGCCAGATGATATTGGACACGATCCTGAATGGGGAAGGAAGAGTGGTAAACTCTATTGGCGAGGTCTCGCCACCGGCCTTCGCCACAACAAGGGTACAGGCGCAAAATGGCGACAATCTCATCGAGAACGTCTTCATTTCCTCGCAAACTATAATAATCCTGACCGCTACACCGAAATTCTTTCACCCGTTGGCTCGTCCGGTGAGGCTGAGCTCACACGATTACCGCTAAAGGAGCTAGGACAGTATTATATGGACATCAAGTTAGTAGGCGGGGGCTGGCAATGTGACAATGGAGATGGCACATGCAATGAGATGGAACAAGAGATTGATTTTGCGCAGAAAGATAATCCAGAGAGGTCTAATGATTTTAAATACATCTTTGAT ACTGACGGTAACGCTTGGTCAGCTCGGTTTCGTCGACTGATGGAAAGTAACAACGTCGTCATCAAAGCCACCGTATTCCCCGAATGGAACACCCATTTACTGCCCGAGTGGTACGCTTACGTTCCATCGAAGATGGATTATTCTGATTTGTACTCCATCATGACCTT TTTCCGAGGCACGCCATCCGGAAGAGGAGGACATGATGAAGTAGCAAGAAGGATTGCTTCGAATGGACAGTGTTGGGTCAAGCGAA catggagaagagaagatcTCCAAGCGTATATGTTCAGGTTGTATCTGGAGTACACCAGGCTGATCAGTCCTGACAGGGACAATGGCAAGATG GACTATATTGCTTCAAATTAA